The Opitutaceae bacterium genome window below encodes:
- a CDS encoding substrate-binding domain-containing protein, giving the protein MIPKRLSLSAQTAAAMRTAIADGAWEGWLPGERRLCETFQISRPTIRAALHLLAKEGLIEIHQGRRNRVLVRPHQKASRQSRLVLLVTPEPVSRVGQTAYQGIGEMLTHLAEHGFATEVLVCQSRSPRTQQRKLETFMRENNVFCCVLLSLGRELQLWCSRQPVPTLVLGSCHPDVRLPSLDVDYGAVCRHAAGFLLRKGHRRVAFVVPNSGAAGDLASERGFLEAMAPRVARGEAQATVVHHNGSAHNISAKLDLLFKSAAPPTALLVAKPFHTFAVIIYLLKRGISVPDTVSLIARDHEYVFETAHPAITHYEFSGDAYGQRLSRLMIRFVNQGALPPVPNLFVPKFFEGNTVRTLSIPR; this is encoded by the coding sequence ATGATTCCAAAGCGGCTTTCTCTGTCCGCACAGACCGCCGCGGCCATGCGCACCGCCATTGCCGACGGCGCATGGGAAGGCTGGCTCCCTGGCGAGCGCCGCCTGTGCGAAACCTTTCAGATCAGTCGCCCCACCATCCGCGCCGCCCTCCATTTGCTGGCCAAGGAGGGCCTGATCGAGATCCACCAGGGACGGCGCAACCGCGTGCTTGTTCGACCCCACCAGAAAGCATCCCGGCAAAGCCGGCTCGTGCTTCTGGTCACCCCCGAGCCGGTAAGCCGCGTCGGTCAGACCGCCTACCAGGGAATCGGCGAAATGCTCACGCACCTGGCTGAGCATGGATTTGCCACCGAAGTCCTCGTCTGCCAGTCCCGCAGCCCGCGCACCCAGCAGCGAAAACTGGAAACGTTCATGCGCGAAAACAATGTCTTCTGCTGCGTCCTGCTCTCCCTCGGCAGGGAGCTCCAGTTGTGGTGCTCAAGGCAACCCGTGCCAACGCTGGTCCTCGGCTCGTGTCATCCGGACGTCCGCCTGCCCTCGCTCGATGTCGACTATGGAGCCGTCTGCCGGCATGCCGCCGGTTTCCTGCTGCGCAAAGGCCACCGTCGCGTCGCGTTCGTCGTTCCCAACTCCGGCGCGGCCGGCGACCTCGCAAGCGAAAGAGGCTTTCTGGAAGCCATGGCGCCGCGCGTCGCTCGCGGCGAAGCCCAGGCCACCGTGGTCCACCACAATGGCAGCGCCCACAACATCTCCGCCAAGCTCGACCTTCTCTTCAAATCGGCCGCCCCACCCACCGCATTGCTCGTCGCAAAGCCCTTCCACACCTTTGCGGTCATCATCTACCTGCTGAAACGCGGCATTTCCGTGCCCGACACGGTTTCCCTGATCGCGCGCGATCATGAGTACGTGTTTGAAACCGCCCACCCCGCGATCACGCACTACGAGTTCTCCGGCGACGCCTACGGTCAACGGCTGTCCCGCCTGATGATCCGGTTCGTGAACCAAGGCGCGCTGCCACCTGTGCCCAACCTGTTCGTTCCAAAGTTCTTCGAGGGAAACACCGTTCGCACGCTCTCCATTCCACGTTGA